GGCATACAATGGGGGCAGCCACTCTGTGGGTCCTGTAATCCTAACCATATTACCTTTACAATAAAAATCCCACAGTATAAATCACACTCTATTGTGACATGATTAATCTCtggctgtctgcagtcaccactagggggcgctcacaACATATAGATTTGAATAGGTAGTAATGAACTAGATGTAGAAATCTCTACActtggagctccctctagtggtgtccgcAGTAAAAGAAGGAACGTAAGTTTAATAATGGGCCCTATAGCAGTAAGACTGTCTGCCTCCATGCCCTCCTCCGAGACCCTCCTAAGCAATTTGAACTCCGATGGCACTATAGTTTCATCATTAAAAGAGAAACcataaaaaatggtgttgcaataaCATTgcatataaaataaagaaaaataaaaaatgttatacaAAAGGTTTTACGATCGGTTAATAAAATATCCCTTAGCAATCCCCTTGTGCTCTCATTTTAAACACTTCTGTATTCTCCACCTGTCTCTATTCTCTAATTCCTCTCAAAACACAGGAAATGATCTCTCAGCCAATCACTGGTTGGGGCGGGTCATAGTTGGGGCTAGTGATTGGCTGAGAGGTGACTTCCTGTGTGATCGGAGAGAGCAGGAAGTGGAGTCTGTTCTGAGCAGTGATTTCCGACATGGAGATAGATCGGTGGTGACCCTGTAGATTTGGCAGTGGGCTATCAATGATTATTGcttctcttgttttttttttttttttaacccattctgAACCTtttgtgaacaacccctttaagcatgccATAAAATCGCTGCCTTCATTGTACATGGGCAACAGGCACTCCTTAAGGGAGCGGTGGCACTATGTGTCACACTGTTTCCTACTATCTTGCTGCCACATGAGCTTATGATGCCCCCTGCTGGCGACACGACCGGTCACATCACCGTGACTCTCTCCGGAGAAACGTGTGCGACGGTGCTGCTCGCATTCTCCTTGAAGTGACTCTTCTCCCAGCCTCTTTTAATCCGCCGTAGCTTTTTGCTGACGCACGGGCAGAGCAGCACGATCTTTCCGAGGATTACTATCGTGGGGAGGATCAGCGCTAAGACAAAGTTTGGAGGGGTGTAGAACCGGTAATATTCTTCTTCAAAGGCCCTTTTCCAGCCGTATATCAGGACGTGGAAGGTGCTGATCAGCAGGGCGACGTATCCAAGGGTGGACTAGGAGGAAACAAAAACAGTAAGACAGTCAGGAAGGATCGTACAGGTACAAGACGACGCAACTCACCCCACGGCTTGTGGTGGCCACTGGTAGAAATGGATGATGTCATCATGATGCTGATGATGTCATGATGCTGATGTCATCATGATGCTGATGTCATCATGATGCTGATGATGTCACAATTTTCTGAACAGACAGAAAGTAGGCTGTTCTGGTGACGCAGTCAGCTCCTATGGGATGGGGGTGAACTTTAAAGGGTTTTAGGTACTTTGCAAAATTCCTTCCGTTTCCTATAGTCCTGAAAATCGGCCATTCAGACATATGCGCTGACGCCTTAATGATGCACAAAGAGTCACATTGTGCTCTGCCGGACATCATTTTCGGTGGGCACCACATCCCAGTCGACCCATGCTTCCAGCTGGTATTCCCACTCTGTATTGGGAAGAAGAATTTGACCGCGGTATCCGACTACacacatttgtttgtttttctgttaccatggagacacataattTGAAGAGCTGAAATGGATACATACCGGCAGGAAAAATTTACCAAGAACTTTTTGCAAAGTTGGAACAATAAAACTATTTATATTGTGAAACTGTTGTGTATGAACCGTACAATAAAATCACTTTTTAAAAAATCGTGGTTTTTTTTGGTACCACCCTATtgtcagagccataattttttttttatatttttatcaaCAGGGCTGTGCTGGAATTTGTTTTCTGTGGGACGGGCTTCAGATCTTtttttagatttatttatttttttactttcttatTGTAGtttctgtttgtttttgtttttttttttggggggggaggttgACACGTTCCTGTCCAAGATCAGAGTTATCTCCCAACCAGGGTGTCATGCACTCTCCCACCTGCCCATAAGTGCACGTCAAGGTGAGTAAAGGGGTTAAGATGCTGCGAGTACTAGCTTTCCGCAGTTATCCAGGCGGCTCGGATTTCGGGTTTATCGCTCTTTATCACTAGTGCCATCTTCCTGCTCCACATTCTCTGTGGGTCTTATCTAGACAAAGGCTTTATATCGGTGCTCTCCGGTTTCTCTGGCGCGCTGCAGGCGTCAGGAGACATGAATGATGTATTGTACAGAAGTCCAGATCGTGTGTCCTGGGAGAAGTCTGCATTACGGATGTGCTGGAAGCACTGAGAACACATCACAGGAGCCGTTAGTTTTTGGCTTAGCCCCTGCATACGACATATTAGTACATCCCGCGGGATGGTGGGTGCCAGCTGTGTTATGCAGCCTGCACTCCCACCAGTCACTGCTGTTTTACACCTTAAAGACGACCCattaccaggtcaaaagtggtcaattcttgctcttattttattcccgctgctcccctgagtattctgcttttttttttcttttctattatgGCCAATATGATAATTTTTATTGTCTTTAcaaaggggtgtggctcacaggatcctcaggggcgtgtctttaggctgctctgcattatgggAGCCACGCCCCCTGGTACAGACCATAGTACTTATGCTTTATTTGCTAAACTGGGAATTCAGGATCCGTGCAATAAAGTAGGAACCTGAGAAGTGAAATGCAAACCTTACAGTAAATAAAAGCCGTGCCAAGGGAAAGTGACGTGTTGATCTAAGGATTTAGAAAGCCAGAGGCTGAGAAATACACTGATTTATTCAGAAAACTGATAGGAAATGTGGACTAAAGGGATTTCCCAGTACTTTAGTATCCTTTAAAGAggttagaaccaatttttttttctgcttaaaTGCAAGCAATTGGGACTAAAAAACATTTTGCAACTGGGTGGGGGGTTTTCTTTCTATAGCCTTTGTATTACACTATTGCTGGCTtttttttgcaattatttttagccccaggtGCATgcatttaagcaaaaaaaaaaaaaaaactgtccccaAAGGTGCAGAACGATACATCATCAATATAAGATTGTCAGAGTCTGACTCTCAGCAGCCCGCTGATCAGCTGATTGACAGGACAGTGGTGCAACAGAAGTGGAACAGCGCCATACAGCCTGTAGTGGACATAAATGGTACTGCAAGCTTTTGTGACTGGGGAGAGCTGCGGGGCCATTTATGGCCACTACAAGATGTATGGTGCTGTCATATTCAAGTGAGCACCCGGAAAATTGGCtctccaccgatctgatattgatgacccatcctaggaaaaggtaaaaaaaaaaaaaaaaaaaactgcaattcctCCATTGTTTTCTGGGTTtcctttttttacattgttcattgtgcagtaaaaattaccAGGTATTACGATTTTTCAGGTCAATATGATTAATGTGatatcatttttttaaaattaatttagtGACTAAAGTATTCTGAACTTAATAAAATAAAATTAGTTTGTGTCGCTATTTCCCGAGACCCATAACTATTTTCTTTTTTACTGTCTATGGAGCGTCTTTAGAGCTTGTTTTTTTCCTTATCGAGCTGTAGTTTTTGTTGACACCATTTGGGGGTACATACAGTGTTTCaatcactttttatttaatttttggtgGTGCCCAAAATAAGTCATTTCcggaactttgattttttttttctttatggcgtTTCTCTTATGCATTAaataactttatattttgatagatcagataccaaatatgctttttaattacattttttataCTTCTATTATAAGTCGTGCAGTGGGAAATGGTTAATAAGCATCACTGATATTAAAGGGACATTACCACTGAGATAGTTTAGgctaaatattaaaatattaatgcGTGGCTTATTGGCTGGATATGCCATGATTATCTGATGTCGTGTAGGGAAGGGGGCACTTGTTATTTCCCATCTTGGTGCAGGTCCCGGTGATTAGACCGTAGGGAATCAGAAGTCTCATTTTTGTAAGGACTGGATGCACACGATGGCCCGTACTGGGTATGTTCGCTCACAACAAATTTTACAGGTAGAAAATCTGCAGCGTAAATTGACCTACAAGCCTGATTTTATACTTGCACAATGTCACTTTACGCTGCAGATTTTAACTGTGGATTTCACCTTTTGCAAATCCGTAAAAAATCTAGAGAAGCCATATTGGATATCTCATCCCCGCGGCTGCATATCTCGTGGCTTTTAGACAGCAGCAACACCtatacagggattgcctaacaaacaggaaatccccgcATGTATTGCTGCTGTCCAACCGTGTCAAGACATGCAGCTGcgaggacttgaacatattatctgAGCATGCCGAAGGCACtcggatagcacccgagcatgctcagataacacctcatccagGAATGTTGGCTGATCACTACTCATGACCTATAGGGTCCATTTCCTCCACATTTATTTTAGTACCTGAATGAAGCTGAATTCCCGCCAGTTTAAGGCACTATTGACAGATGGGATAGACGTGACAGCCAGCAAGGAGAGGAGTCCGAGGCTCATTATACCAAAGGAGATGTACATTTCCACTCTCCACACTTCTTCTTCATTCCAGGAGTTCCCCACATTACCGTGCACCTAGGAACGGGGTGAGAAACACACGATTACGAAAGATAAATCATTTAAAGGGATGTATTATattatggtaaaaatggacacacagataaaaaaaaaaacattgatccaAACCACTGATGACACCAGTACAATTTTCTTTTACGTAGGTGTAAAACATTGATATGTGAATAAAGTCTAAGGCGGCGTTCACATGAGCGGCCTTAGGATCGGCACGGTCTTGTGGATGAATCGACTGTTTCGATTTTGCATCggtcaatgcacggactggccgtgaGAAATATATATGAAGCTGGCATTCTCAGCCGGTCCGTACTCGGACCGTGTTGCACTGACGTCTACATCGGCCCTTACATATGTGACAAATGACCCATTTCTTCTCTGCGTGATATCAGTTTTGCTTTGATTTTTTATATTCCGTTTTTCAAAACAAAAACCGGTAGTGTTTCAGTTTTTATTTATCCATCGACTCTTAACAATTAATCACTGAAAAGCGGATGAAACACAGAAAGAAAACAGAAGGGCGAAGTTTGTCTTCTGTACGTCTCATCCGTTTTTTTACAGACACTCGTAAACTTTAATGACCAGATCTGATCCGCCAGATGGATGAGAATAGGGCCCGCTCGCTGGAGACACGGATCCGTTTTTACAACTGATATGTCTGAGGATCAATAAAACTCTATGGATCCGTGCACTGTCTGAGAAAATAAATGGACGTGTCCCACGGATGTGAGGATTACTTATGGTAAGATTCCATTCACACGTAAATGTCAAGTTTAATCCGAGGTCAAAATCGGCagtaaaaatttatatattttggaTTTCAAATCCGCAGATCCATTCAATTTCCACTGCATTTTTCGTCCTCAACGTGAAAATTAGATTTCGTAAAATCTCACCCCCAATGCTGGTAGCTGTAACATGCAGCGGATTTATATATCTCTATATGTCGTTTGTGCACATTCTCTTACTTTATCAGCATGTGGTTATCAACGGGttaacagcttcttccagcatgGCTGTCATGGATGGACGCCATTACACTAATGTGAACAGAGCTGAACTCCACAAGGACAAAAATAAAGATTGTAAAAGCAAAGGGCACTTGGACACCATGGTGGAAAGAAGTCCGAGAGGCTGGACCCAAAAAATTGTATCGTAGGGATATACTCAAGTCAGAATTCCATTTTAGGGTTGCGTGTTGCTTGGATCTACGGTATATTCCCTTTTGTACTTGATATTGGAATAAGTCCCAGCAGGAGAAGGAAGGAAAACCTAAGGGACGACGTTCCTTCTACCTCCTGCTGGGATCCATTCCAATCTCCGTAACACCAATATGTGGCCTTGGCATGAGCGCAGATGCCCGGCATCGCCACCTCACCTGCTGATAAGCCGCGTTGAGAAACGAGTAACGCTCCGACCTCCTCATGGGTAAACACATGCTGTATACAACATGGACGACTGCGAAGAAGAAGCTGAGCAGACCCAGCTGTTTCCTACACTGGAGCCAGTTTTCCAGCCAGGTGGGAAACCGTCTATACTTTGTGCCATAATACAGCTGGTGAGCGGCGGCCAGGAGTCCGGCCAAGTACACCAACGACAGCAAAGTGATGGCGACGACGGGCAAAGTCTTGTTGACGATCTCGATGGGGATCTTGTAGAAATCGCTCTGCTGATTTTTGAAGTACGGATGGATAATGTCTCGAACGAAAGAATATACGAAGAAGAAAGTGGCCAGGCTGATGGCGATCACCACGGGACCCTTCCACGGCGTGAAGAGGCGCAGAGGCAGGTTCTCGATCTCTCTGGATGACGATAATGTCCCCATGTCGATTGGAATGAAATTCATCTGGCGGGCGAGTTCGATGACGTGATGCCGAGcctgaacattattgctgcagataTAGACCTATGAGGAAAGCAACAAAAATCATTATTCACACAGTCCATTGTCCATCCCCGGTGATATGATTAGAGGGCGCCTATGGGTGGCCGGCTGAAGTCCCCTATGACTGCCATGTTGGCATAGGAGTCCAGGATTTTAGCTATATGCTGCAGTATATAGAACAAGCAATCACATGATCGCAGGTTTAAGTCTCCCAAAGGGactaaaaagaaaaagtaaaacaaacttttaaaaatataaaaaaaacaaacaaaaaaaacaaaaaccacagaCTTGTGCCATGCTCGGACATGATATTGAGAATGTGCAATGGTGCTCTATACTAACGGGAAAAGAAATTCCCCTAACACAGTCTTACAATACTAAACAAAaaaagaataatacaaataaataaataaaaaacaaagaacaaatacagaaataaataaataaataataaacagaAATCACTAAGCGCTGTTGTCTCGGATCGTGGCGGTTGGAGGACTTTGCTGATCTGTATACGGATGACATCATCTGTTCGATGACACGGGTAATGATGTCATCACAACTATGAAAACATCAACGAAGCCTTCCACCAGCCACGGATCTGACCGGATCTGACCTGGCATCGGAAGAAGCAGGCATACAGCTTACCTGGCTGCTGGCATCTTTCGGTCCTAGCTGCAGTGCCCAGGCCGAGACCACATTGAATCCTTTGACCACGTAGCAGTCTGGGAAAAGCGATGATAAATACTCAGCATTGGATTCCGGGTACTGATCCGCTCTCATGTTATTGCTGACGTCCACCAAGATCTTTCCAGTGAGCAAATGCTTCAGGTCCCACAAGGAAGGATAATGTTCTCTGTGTATTGCTACAAATATTATGTTTGCTTTCAGAATGGCGTCTTCATGGTGAGTCACGTCCACCACGTGTGGGAAGAAGTCGGCAGCGCACTTGGGTTCTCGGCTTCCGATCACCACGTGATAGCCGCATCTTATAAGTCGTATGGTCAGTGATTTAGCAAAGTCTCCGCTTCCCAGGATCCCTATGATGGTTTTGTCTTCTTTTATGCAGTTTGTACCATTTGGTAAGAAGGACTCGTTCGTGTTCTTAGGACTTCCCATCATGGTGATGGATTCCATCATTCAGAAGATGACTTGTATGTGTTCACAactgaaaaagtaaaaaatatgtgTGAAATACAAGATCTCATAACACAAACTATTTCTATGAGTAGGTAAGGAAGCAAAATGcaaaggctttctctatgagtaggtggggaagcaggactcacaggctttctctatgagttggtggggaagcaggactcacaggctttctctatgagtgggtggggaagaaggactcacaggctttctctatgagttggtggggaagcaggactcacaggctttctctatgagtggatggggaagcaggactcacaggctttctctatgagtggatggggaagcaggactcacaggctttctctatgaggaggtagggaagaaggactcacaggctttctctatgaggagGTGGggaaggactcacaggctttctccttGAGTgggtggggaagcaggactcacaggtgtTCTCTATGAGGAGGTGGGGaagaaggactcacaggctttctccatgagtgggtggggaagcaggactcacaggctttctctatgaggagGTGGGGAAGAAGGAcctacaggctttctctatgaggaaGTGGGGAAGAAGGACTCACGGGCTTTCTCCATGAGTGGGTGGGGAAGCAgattcacaggctttctctatgaggagGTGGGGaagaaggactcacaggctttctccatgagtgggtggggaagcaggactcacaggctttctctatgagtaggTAGGGAAgcaagactcacaggctttctctataagtagGTGGGATAGCAGGACTAACAGGTTTTCTCTATGAGTACGTGGGGAACCAGGACTCACAGGTTTTCCCTATGAGTAGGTGGGGAAGCAAAACTcaaaggctttctctatgagtaggtggggaagcaggactcacaggctttctttataagtgggtggggaagcaggactcataGGCTTTTTCTATGAGGAGGTGGGGAaaaaggactcacaggctttctccatgAGTGGGTGGGGAAGCAGGAttcgcaggctttctctatgagtacgtcgggaagcaggactctcaggctttctctatgagtaggttgggaagcaggactcacaggctttctctaggaggaggtggggaagcaggactcacaggctttctctaggaggaggtggggaagcaggactcacaggctttttctatgAGGAGGTGGGGAAAAAGGACTCACAGGTTTTATGAGTGGGTGGGgaaacaggactcacaggctttctctatgagtaggTAAGGGAAACAAAACTAACATGCTTTTTCTATGAGGAGATGGAGAAgaaggactcacagactttctctATGAGTCTATGAGTGGGTGTGGACTCCAAGGATTCTTCTAGGTGTCCTTTCAGCACTGACTTAACATCTTTTAACATGAAAACACTGAATCATATTACAGTAAACCACCTGAGGCTCCGGGTCTGCCACCTTACCCTGTAGTGCTCTCAAGTATGTAGTATAGGAGATCTGACTCATCTGCTTTTATGTTTGAAAAGATTGGAATGAtctttttgatgaaaaaaaaaacttctgcagaTCATTTGGTATCACGGCGGCTGGAAATGAACAGAGTATGGACCCGCAACACCATACACTGTCTAGATGCCGTTCTCAGGTTCTGCAGTTCAGAGTACATTTACtttaataggagctgagctgcagtacctgggaACGGCCACTACAAAGTGTATGGCGCTGTGCTGTTTTGGTTTCACACACTGTGAACTTCCCGCTGCTGCGGCACAATGTATCAGCTGATCGGTGGCGGTGATGAGTATGGGACCTCAACCAACGGAGACGCATGACCTTTcttaaggatagatcatcaatttccatatcctggacaacctctttaaaggcttATAATACTTCATTAGTCTCCTGCTACCCATGGGtgttaaggccccatacacattagactcccTGAC
This is a stretch of genomic DNA from Ranitomeya variabilis isolate aRanVar5 chromosome 6, aRanVar5.hap1, whole genome shotgun sequence. It encodes these proteins:
- the STEAP2 gene encoding metalloreductase STEAP2; protein product: MMESITMMGSPKNTNESFLPNGTNCIKEDKTIIGILGSGDFAKSLTIRLIRCGYHVVIGSREPKCAADFFPHVVDVTHHEDAILKANIIFVAIHREHYPSLWDLKHLLTGKILVDVSNNMRADQYPESNAEYLSSLFPDCYVVKGFNVVSAWALQLGPKDASSQVYICSNNVQARHHVIELARQMNFIPIDMGTLSSSREIENLPLRLFTPWKGPVVIAISLATFFFVYSFVRDIIHPYFKNQQSDFYKIPIEIVNKTLPVVAITLLSLVYLAGLLAAAHQLYYGTKYRRFPTWLENWLQCRKQLGLLSFFFAVVHVVYSMCLPMRRSERYSFLNAAYQQVHGNVGNSWNEEEVWRVEMYISFGIMSLGLLSLLAVTSIPSVNSALNWREFSFIQSTLGYVALLISTFHVLIYGWKRAFEEEYYRFYTPPNFVLALILPTIVILGKIVLLCPCVSKKLRRIKRGWEKSHFKENASSTVAHVSPERVTVM